In Zonotrichia albicollis isolate bZonAlb1 chromosome 9, bZonAlb1.hap1, whole genome shotgun sequence, the DNA window ACATTGTGACACCAAGGGATGCCAGAGAACCAAaaggaacattgtgaccctgggaggcctcatggaattatggagaccattgggacactctggggcctcatggaactgtGATGACACCAAGTTGTCTGCGattgtggatctgctggagggtagggtaggaaggctctgcacagggccctggaaaGGCTGCATCCAGgacccaaatccaacaaggtaaggtttaaaaaaactaagtgctgggtcctgcattTGACCACAACaccccctgcagcactacaggctggggccagagtggctggacagcagccaggcaaaaAGGGATCttcagggactgatggacagcaggctggacaggagccagcagtgtgcccaggtgggcaagaaggccaatgcgTCCTGACCtggctcaggaatggtgtggccagcaggagcagggcagggattcttcccctgtgctcagcactgcttgggcagcacctcgagtgctgtgtccagttctgtgtccctctccccaccccccaatttaggaagtaCATGGAGGgcctggagcgtgtccagagaagggcaacaaggctggtgaggagtctggaacacaagtcctgtgaggagtggctggggttgtttatcctggagaagaggaggctcaggagagacaaggcagtgtcagggcacaggttggacttaaTGATCTCCAAggacttttccaaccttgctgattctgggattctctggaaccacccttggagcagttgcaggatgagccctgggcctcctcttcagaagctccagcagcccaggtccctcagcttctcctgccagccccaaagtccatcctgtcagtcctgcagagcctctgcagctcctcctcactgcctaGAAccgggagccccagagccagacacagcagcccagatgtgcccccctggcctggggtgcctctggcaagggagcagcaccaggcactgcaggagcctgcagacaattcctgcagcacttgtaggatgatcctgctgcccaagggacgttcccatggggccaagtcaggaagtgcaatggggagtggggccagaaaggaaagggcaagcagggatgggctgtttgcaggggagggaacaggggtgggcaatggGAAGACATTTGTATCAGGAgtggaaagaaagcaaaggtggagctaaggaaatgctgagggcagtttggggtggctgccaggcagccctggctctgagcaacagcgtctgcagtgggacaggaaactcccagctgatgggaacaaactttctggctgactgcagaggccaggacaaagctgagtgatttccctgctgtcccccagcccttgctggccccaggggctgatggcatatgtgctccctcaggttcatgtccccacaccaacagcatgggggtgctccccctgctgtgtgcaatgcaaacaggggctgctgagccagtgctgccgtgtctgtgcctgcaaggatggggcacctgtgtgagctgggggagaggccagggctgcagagaggggggatgttgttggcagttCCATAAGGACagtctgggacgctgccctgggctgtgcagcgcactggggatggatcagcccctgctctgctgctccttctcgtctgccccagggcccttgcagagccccagccatgctgtttgcccccagcctgcccacggccagcctgggcctgctcacggggcttttctgtgctgagcattggcctgggcgtgttcttgagagagcctgggcaaggagcctggagcccccagggcctgggctgaggcgtcagcgctgccccagcagtgcccatggcctgtccctgctgcagccccggcactgccacccccagggctgtgcccagccccgagagcactcaggccctgcagcaacaccagggccaccagggcagcagggcagggccacggcagcagcgctggcaacaccaagtgctgctgctgctgggcacagcagctgggccagcactgatctgccccagctctgcacacagacattgctgctgcagctccagagaaggcaacaaaagggcatctctgcagacaATTTTGCTGGGATATTCTTTAGTTTGTTACAAGTCATTGACAGAACAGTTCCTTGTTTTACACCATCTGGAGAAACAGTAGAGGCGGAAAGGAACAAAATGAGTAATGGCACAAACAATGACATATTTTTGTGGACAGTGTTAAAAATGTaaatcacaggaaaaaataCCGCAGTCACAccgaaaaaaacccataaatatGACTTTTCTtccaagtgatttgcagaaattggccagcagtttaatgtccCTGAAaacatccagtcatcagtctccacactgcagccttgagcacctggttcctcaggctgtagatgagtgggttcagggctggagtcaccaccgagtacagaactgacagggccagatccagggatggggaggacatggaggggggctttaGGTAGGCAAACGTGCCAGTGCTAAGGAACAAAGACATCACAACAAGGTGAGGGAAGCAAGTCGAAAAGGCTTTTTgtcgtccctgctcagaggggatcctcagtacaaccctgaagatctgcacataggagaaaacaatgaacacaaaacaaacaaataccaAACAGGCACCAAGAGCAAGAAGCCAAACTTCCCTGAGgttggagtgtgagcaggagagcttgagaaactgtgggatttcacagaagaactggcccagggcgttgccatggcacaggggcagggaaagtgtattggctgtgtgcagcaatGAATAGaaaaaggcactggcccaggcagctgctgccatgtgggcacaagctctgctgcccaggagagtcccgtagtgcaggggtttgcagatggacacatagcggtcgtagcacatgatggtcagcaGGGCAAGCTCTGCtcccatgaagaaaaaaaagaaaaagagctgagcagcacatcctttgtaggagatgttcctggtgtgccagagggaattgtgcatggctttggggacagtggtgcagatggagcccaggtcagtgagggccaggttgagcaggaagaagaacatgggtgtgtgcaggtggtggtcacaggctatggcgctgatgatgaggccgttgcccagaagggcagccagggagatgcccagcaagagacagaagtgcaggagctgcagctgccgcgtgtctgccaatgccagcaggaggaagtgcctgatggagctgctgttggacatttcctGTGGTGCCTTGGCACGGGGATCTGTAAAAACAGTAATCATCGAATAGTTGGGTTTGGggaggactttaaatatcccagcacagcctgggggcactgtccccccactgcctgcccagggctctgctgcctggagctgtccctgccagcagctgcttccctgtgcccagggcttggccctgccagtgctgccagagcccagccctgcccttggggCTCAGCTCTttcctgcagacccctcccaactctggcactgcccaagggcagctctggctctgcaggcccTGATGGCAAtgtca includes these proteins:
- the LOC141730120 gene encoding olfactory receptor 14A16-like; translation: MITVFTDPRAKAPQEMSNSSSIRHFLLLALADTRQLQLLHFCLLLGISLAALLGNGLIISAIACDHHLHTPMFFFLLNLALTDLGSICTTVPKAMHNSLWHTRNISYKGCAAQLFFFFFFMGAELALLTIMCYDRYVSICKPLHYGTLLGSRACAHMAAAAWASAFFYSLLHTANTLSLPLCHGNALGQFFCEIPQFLKLSCSHSNLREVWLLALGACLVFVCFVFIVFSYVQIFRVVLRIPSEQGRQKAFSTCFPHLVVMSLFLSTGTFAYLKPPSMSSPSLDLALSVLYSVVTPALNPLIYSLRNQVLKAAVWRLMTGCFQGH